In a genomic window of Curtobacterium flaccumfaciens pv. betae:
- a CDS encoding beta-N-acetylhexosaminidase, which produces MLVPRPRRTAPGVGAFEITPSIRIAADPASESVRLYLQQTLRGSTGLPVRDALDDTAPGAGTIALRVADDPSLPAGPTTPEGDRVESFRLTVTPDGIDVVGGSPAGVFYGVQALLQLLPPDVYRSGRVATGPWSVPAVVVEDAPAFAWRGVMLDVARHFRTKHEVMRVVDQLAAHRINRLHFHLTEDQGWRIEIRKHPRLTEVGSWRRESQVGAHVPGPDGTLVVAGFDGRPHGGYYTQDDVREIVAYAADRFVTVVPEIETPGHVRAALAAYPSLGVTGEPVEVWTQWGIADDVLNAEDATIDFFKDVLDEVIALFPSGYIGIGGDECPKVQWETDPRTQERIRELGLQDEEQLQAWIIGQLAAHVESHGRRAFGWDEILEGGTLDPSATVVSWRGLTGARTAARRGHDVISSPDDQVYLDYRQSDLPTEPIPVSIVLTVDDVFAFDPVPSGLTDAERAHVIGGQGNMWTEHVDSARRLDYQLFPRVAALAEALWSADVTGPRDLAEFRGRLAEHTARLEAMGIEYRHEAGPFPWEQRPGVPGRPHSREERAAYIDAVTANIAE; this is translated from the coding sequence ATGCTCGTCCCACGACCGCGCCGCACCGCTCCCGGTGTCGGGGCCTTCGAGATCACCCCGTCGATCCGGATCGCCGCCGACCCGGCGAGCGAGTCCGTCCGACTGTACCTGCAGCAGACCCTGCGGGGATCGACCGGGCTGCCGGTGCGGGACGCCCTCGACGACACGGCACCGGGGGCCGGCACGATCGCACTGCGCGTCGCCGACGACCCGTCCCTGCCCGCGGGCCCGACAACGCCGGAGGGCGACCGGGTGGAGTCGTTCCGCCTCACAGTGACACCGGACGGCATCGACGTCGTCGGCGGTTCGCCCGCCGGGGTCTTCTACGGCGTGCAGGCCCTGCTGCAGCTGCTGCCCCCGGACGTGTACCGCAGCGGCCGGGTCGCGACCGGCCCGTGGTCCGTCCCCGCCGTGGTCGTCGAGGACGCCCCGGCCTTCGCCTGGCGCGGCGTGATGCTCGACGTCGCCCGCCACTTCCGCACGAAGCACGAGGTCATGCGGGTCGTCGACCAGCTCGCCGCGCACCGGATCAACCGCCTGCACTTCCACCTCACCGAGGACCAGGGGTGGCGCATCGAGATCCGGAAGCACCCGCGCCTGACCGAGGTCGGCTCCTGGCGTCGGGAGTCCCAGGTCGGCGCGCACGTCCCCGGGCCGGACGGCACACTCGTCGTCGCCGGGTTCGACGGCCGCCCGCACGGCGGGTACTACACGCAGGACGACGTCCGCGAGATCGTGGCGTACGCGGCCGACCGGTTCGTCACCGTCGTCCCCGAGATCGAGACCCCCGGGCACGTCCGTGCGGCGCTGGCGGCCTACCCGTCGCTCGGCGTCACGGGTGAGCCCGTCGAGGTGTGGACCCAGTGGGGCATCGCCGACGACGTCCTGAACGCCGAGGACGCCACGATCGACTTCTTCAAGGACGTCCTCGACGAGGTCATCGCGCTCTTCCCCTCCGGCTACATCGGCATCGGCGGCGACGAGTGCCCGAAGGTGCAGTGGGAGACCGACCCGCGCACCCAGGAGCGCATCCGCGAGCTCGGGCTGCAGGACGAGGAACAGCTGCAGGCCTGGATCATCGGGCAGCTCGCCGCACACGTCGAGTCGCACGGCCGGCGGGCGTTCGGGTGGGACGAGATCCTCGAGGGCGGCACGCTCGACCCCTCGGCGACCGTGGTCTCCTGGCGCGGGCTGACCGGCGCACGCACCGCCGCCCGCCGCGGGCACGACGTCATCTCGTCGCCGGACGACCAGGTGTACCTCGACTACCGCCAGAGCGACCTGCCGACCGAGCCGATCCCGGTCTCGATCGTGCTCACCGTCGACGACGTCTTCGCCTTCGACCCGGTGCCGTCCGGACTCACCGACGCCGAGCGCGCCCACGTCATCGGCGGCCAGGGCAACATGTGGACGGAGCACGTCGACTCCGCCCGTCGGCTCGACTACCAGCTCTTCCCCCGCGTCGCCGCCCTCGCCGAGGCACTGTGGTCGGCGGACGTCACCGGGCCGCGCGACCTCGCCGAGTTCCGCGGACGCCTGGCCGAGCACACCGCCCGGCTCGAGGCCATGGGGATCGAGTACCGGCACGAGGCCGGGCCGTTCCCGTGGGAGCAGCGACCGGGCGTCCCGGGGCGCCCGCACTCGCGCGAGGAGCGTGCGGCGTACATCGACGCGGTCACGGCGAACATCGCCGAGTAG
- a CDS encoding fructose-specific PTS transporter subunit EIIC codes for MSADSSPRLISAQLVGLDEDLGATSTDVIRVLADRVAATGRAADGDTLADDAIKREASVGTGVPGGIAIPHARSASVSEPTLAFSRLARKVPFGAPDGDADIVFMIAVPEGADKDHLTVLSTLARALIREDFTAALRAATTADEIVRLVDDEVSGEVAEAGVGKASSASEPATAPEAGRKVFVGVTACPTGIAHTYMAADALVAAAQRAGAEMHIETQGSSQVEPLDPALIARADAVVFAVDVDVRDRGRFAGKPLVSGPVKRGVDEPDKMIAEAIRASEDPHAARVQGGAAVEGETNKSNEHFGQALKRWLLTGVSYMIPFVAGGGLLIALGFLLSGYGIALTHGDSGQNNAVFTLTNYTLLNLPPEGLGYYLGAAAFQIGSVSLGFLVAALAGYIAYAIADRPGIAPGFVAGSIAVFMNAGFLGGLVGGLIAGAAAYWIGRIPTWRWLRGLMPVVIIPLFASIIASGLMLLVLGGPIAWVMTELTAFLNSLSGASAVLLGIILGLMMAFDLGGPVNKVAYAFAVAGLGAGTATNVVPFEIMAAVMAAGMVPPLALALASTVLYRKGFTKPERENGKAAWLLGASFISEGAIPFAAADPLRVIPASMVGAAITGAISMAAGVTSRAPHGGIFVFFAIGDVLMFVVAILAGTVVSALVLVALKKWVRRRPVDEAAAASEAAVAGETVGQRAPVAA; via the coding sequence ATGTCCGCAGACTCGAGTCCGCGCCTCATCAGCGCACAGCTCGTCGGCCTCGACGAGGACCTCGGCGCCACGTCGACCGACGTGATCCGGGTGCTCGCCGACCGCGTCGCCGCGACCGGCCGCGCCGCCGACGGTGACACGCTCGCCGACGACGCCATCAAGCGCGAGGCGAGCGTCGGCACGGGCGTCCCCGGTGGCATCGCCATCCCGCACGCCCGTTCAGCGTCGGTGTCCGAGCCGACGCTGGCGTTCTCGCGCCTGGCCCGGAAGGTGCCCTTCGGTGCTCCGGACGGCGACGCCGACATCGTGTTCATGATCGCCGTGCCCGAGGGGGCCGACAAGGACCACCTGACGGTCCTCTCGACCCTGGCCCGCGCGCTCATCCGTGAGGACTTCACGGCCGCGCTGCGCGCCGCGACCACGGCCGACGAGATCGTCCGGTTGGTCGACGACGAGGTGAGTGGCGAAGTTGCCGAGGCGGGCGTCGGGAAGGCGAGCAGTGCCTCCGAACCGGCCACCGCGCCGGAGGCGGGCCGCAAGGTCTTCGTCGGCGTCACCGCTTGCCCGACCGGGATCGCGCACACCTACATGGCGGCCGACGCCCTCGTCGCCGCAGCCCAGCGCGCCGGTGCCGAGATGCACATCGAGACGCAGGGGTCCTCGCAGGTCGAACCCCTCGACCCGGCGCTCATCGCCCGGGCCGACGCCGTGGTGTTCGCGGTCGACGTCGACGTCCGCGACCGCGGTCGGTTCGCCGGCAAGCCGCTGGTGTCCGGACCCGTGAAGCGCGGTGTCGACGAGCCCGACAAGATGATCGCCGAGGCCATCCGCGCCTCGGAGGACCCGCACGCCGCACGCGTGCAGGGCGGCGCCGCCGTCGAGGGCGAGACGAACAAGTCGAACGAGCACTTCGGGCAGGCGCTCAAGCGCTGGCTGCTCACGGGCGTCAGCTACATGATCCCGTTCGTCGCCGGCGGCGGGCTCCTCATCGCGCTCGGCTTCCTGCTGTCCGGGTACGGCATCGCGCTGACCCACGGCGACTCGGGCCAGAACAACGCCGTCTTCACGCTCACCAACTACACCCTGCTGAACCTGCCGCCGGAGGGCCTCGGCTACTACCTCGGCGCCGCCGCGTTCCAGATCGGGTCCGTGTCGCTCGGGTTCCTGGTCGCAGCACTCGCCGGGTACATCGCGTACGCCATCGCCGACCGTCCCGGTATCGCACCGGGCTTCGTGGCCGGGTCCATCGCCGTGTTCATGAACGCCGGGTTCCTCGGCGGTCTGGTTGGTGGCCTCATCGCCGGTGCCGCCGCGTACTGGATCGGGCGCATCCCGACCTGGCGCTGGCTGCGCGGCCTGATGCCGGTCGTGATCATCCCGCTGTTCGCGTCGATCATCGCCTCGGGCCTGATGCTCCTGGTGCTCGGTGGCCCGATCGCCTGGGTCATGACCGAACTCACCGCCTTCCTCAACTCGCTGTCGGGTGCCTCGGCCGTGCTGCTCGGGATCATCCTCGGCCTGATGATGGCGTTCGACCTCGGTGGTCCGGTCAACAAGGTGGCGTACGCGTTCGCCGTCGCCGGGCTCGGTGCCGGGACCGCCACGAACGTGGTGCCGTTCGAGATCATGGCCGCCGTCATGGCGGCCGGCATGGTGCCGCCGCTCGCACTCGCGCTCGCCTCGACCGTGCTCTACCGCAAGGGCTTCACGAAGCCGGAGCGCGAGAACGGCAAGGCCGCGTGGCTGCTCGGTGCGTCCTTCATCTCCGAGGGTGCGATCCCGTTCGCCGCTGCCGACCCGCTGCGCGTCATCCCGGCGTCGATGGTCGGTGCCGCGATCACGGGTGCGATCTCGATGGCTGCCGGCGTGACCTCGCGAGCGCCGCACGGCGGGATCTTCGTCTTCTTCGCGATCGGTGACGTCCTGATGTTCGTCGTCGCGATCCTGGCGGGGACCGTGGTGTCCGCGCTGGTGCTCGTCGCCCTGAAGAAGTGGGTCCGTCGTCGCCCCGTCGACGAGGCCGCTGCGGCCAGTGAAGCTGCGGTGGCGGGCGAGACGGTGGGCCAGCGCGCACCGGTCGCCGCGTAG
- a CDS encoding serine/threonine-protein kinase has product MTLLDSARADTVLSARYRLVKLIGTGGMGSVYEARDEHTYRAVAVKLFATPDKMTTADRVRQEREIRLLSMLSHPGLIPLYDAGTHEFEDGPHRFIVMELIADTTLLRRLSEGALHNYEVADLGAQLADALAYVHSRGIVHRDVKPANILISDEGSSGFARTVKLTDFGVAHFVDGSRLTNDGTVIGTAAYLSPEQVAGEPISFATDVYSLGLVLLEALTGKQEYSGTLIEAALARLRRDPEIPDDVADEWRELLSRMTARDPERRPTAVAIANALRGGSTQITGPVPLGPERVKHQRDHRMHRAAHRHAKRGTFSAVRRWRRRNVLVGSFAAFGVTAACVAAYVAGALH; this is encoded by the coding sequence ATGACCCTGCTGGACAGCGCGCGGGCGGACACCGTCCTCTCTGCGCGGTACCGGCTCGTGAAGCTCATCGGCACCGGCGGCATGGGATCCGTCTACGAAGCCCGTGACGAGCACACGTACCGGGCCGTGGCCGTGAAGCTCTTCGCGACCCCGGACAAGATGACCACCGCCGACCGCGTCCGCCAGGAGCGCGAGATCCGGCTGCTCAGCATGCTCTCCCACCCGGGGCTCATCCCGCTGTACGACGCCGGCACCCACGAGTTCGAGGACGGCCCGCACCGGTTCATCGTGATGGAGCTCATCGCCGACACCACGCTGCTCCGCCGCCTGTCCGAGGGTGCCCTGCACAACTACGAGGTGGCCGACCTCGGTGCGCAGCTCGCCGACGCCCTGGCCTACGTGCACTCCCGCGGCATCGTGCACCGCGACGTGAAGCCCGCCAACATCCTGATCAGCGACGAGGGCTCGTCCGGGTTCGCCCGCACGGTCAAGCTCACCGACTTCGGCGTCGCCCACTTCGTCGACGGCTCCCGCCTGACGAACGACGGCACGGTCATCGGCACCGCCGCTTACCTCAGCCCGGAGCAGGTGGCCGGCGAACCGATCAGCTTCGCCACCGACGTGTACTCGCTCGGGCTCGTCCTGCTCGAGGCGCTGACCGGCAAGCAGGAGTACTCGGGCACCCTGATCGAGGCCGCACTCGCCCGGCTCCGTCGCGATCCCGAGATCCCGGACGACGTCGCCGACGAGTGGCGCGAGCTGCTCAGCCGGATGACCGCCCGCGACCCGGAGCGCCGGCCCACGGCGGTCGCCATCGCCAACGCGCTGCGCGGCGGGTCCACCCAGATCACCGGCCCGGTGCCGCTCGGCCCGGAACGCGTGAAGCACCAGCGCGACCACCGCATGCACCGCGCCGCGCACCGGCACGCCAAGCGCGGCACGTTCTCCGCGGTGCGTCGCTGGCGTCGGCGGAACGTCCTGGTCGGGTCCTTCGCGGCCTTCGGCGTCACCGCGGCCTGCGTGGCCGCCTACGTCGCGGGTGCCCTGCACTGA
- a CDS encoding nitroreductase family protein — protein sequence MTSTNADTLTRSTDSSQPLVPLLEERWSPRSYDETATISDDQLDAVLEAARWAPSAMNFQPRRFIAGRRGTETFRKINENLLGFNAAWAFRASALVVGVLETVTADGEERPFAQYDLGQSLAALTVQAHAEGLHVHQMAGIDAAGLRAAFDLPERFLPYTVTAVGTVAHPSQLDDKAAEREVAPRTRIPLDEVVLVKE from the coding sequence ATGACCTCGACGAACGCCGACACCCTCACCCGGTCCACCGACTCCAGCCAGCCGCTCGTGCCGCTGCTCGAGGAACGCTGGAGCCCCCGCTCCTACGACGAGACCGCGACGATCTCGGACGACCAGCTCGACGCCGTCCTCGAGGCCGCTCGCTGGGCCCCATCGGCCATGAACTTCCAGCCCCGACGCTTCATCGCCGGCCGCCGTGGCACCGAGACGTTCCGGAAGATCAACGAGAACCTGCTCGGCTTCAACGCCGCCTGGGCCTTCCGCGCCAGCGCCCTCGTCGTCGGCGTGCTCGAGACCGTGACCGCCGACGGTGAGGAGCGCCCCTTCGCGCAGTACGACCTCGGCCAGTCGCTCGCCGCCCTGACCGTGCAGGCGCACGCCGAGGGGCTGCACGTGCACCAGATGGCGGGCATCGACGCCGCCGGGCTCCGCGCCGCGTTCGACCTGCCCGAGCGGTTCCTGCCGTACACGGTCACGGCCGTCGGCACCGTCGCGCACCCGTCGCAGCTCGACGACAAGGCCGCCGAGCGCGAGGTCGCCCCGCGCACCCGCATCCCCCTCGACGAGGTCGTCCTCGTCAAGGAGTGA
- a CDS encoding phosphoribosylanthranilate isomerase, translating into MTDQRWIKICGLSTPDTVDAAIDAGADAVGFVFAAGSPRTVTADLAKELVERVPDGIDAVGVFRDQKIDEIVGIASEVGLTTLQLHGGESASDFARARDAGFFTIRAIAAEDYLRETPEQRAAFDHDLLLLDAAVPGSGRLVDPATIDGVDEAWILAGGLTPANVVAAVEALDPDGVDVSSGVESERGVKDPAKIRAFVEAVRSLG; encoded by the coding sequence ATGACCGACCAGCGCTGGATCAAGATCTGTGGCCTGTCGACGCCCGACACCGTGGACGCCGCCATCGACGCGGGTGCCGACGCCGTCGGGTTCGTCTTCGCGGCGGGCAGCCCCCGGACCGTCACCGCCGACCTGGCGAAGGAACTGGTCGAGCGGGTGCCGGACGGCATCGACGCCGTCGGGGTCTTCCGTGACCAGAAGATCGACGAGATCGTGGGCATCGCCTCCGAGGTCGGGCTCACCACCCTGCAGCTGCACGGTGGCGAGTCGGCGTCCGACTTCGCCCGCGCGCGCGATGCCGGCTTCTTCACCATCCGCGCCATCGCGGCCGAGGACTACCTGCGCGAGACGCCCGAACAGCGCGCCGCGTTCGACCACGACCTGCTGCTGCTCGACGCCGCCGTGCCCGGCAGCGGTCGGCTCGTCGACCCGGCCACGATCGACGGCGTGGACGAGGCCTGGATCCTCGCCGGCGGGCTGACCCCGGCCAACGTGGTCGCCGCGGTCGAGGCGCTCGACCCCGACGGCGTCGACGTGTCGAGCGGCGTCGAGTCCGAGCGCGGCGTCAAGGACCCCGCGAAGATCCGTGCGTTCGTCGAGGCCGTCCGCAGCCTGGGCTGA
- a CDS encoding 1-phosphofructokinase family hexose kinase: protein MNVRIVTVTPNPSLDRTIELAGELQRGAVQRATRSTAEPGGKGVNVSRVVVASGGDTVAVLPGDELDPVLLGLATRGIPTAALPIGAPLRSNVTVTEPTGTTTKLNEPGPSLAGRLDDLAALVADTAAATATGPAARWVVVAGSLPPGLPDDALAVLVRAVRARHGADVRIAVDSSGVPFTALLQSGERIDLVKPNGEELAEVVGGDPEEYERDLDAAVAGAQRLRRRNVGTVLLTLGSAGAVLVSDEGAFAAAAPKIVARSTVGAGDSSLAGYLLAEVAGASPEQRLAQAVATGAAAAALPGSDVPALDHTDPTAVSVRVLETHPAPEPA, encoded by the coding sequence ACCCCGAACCCGTCCCTCGACCGCACGATCGAGCTCGCCGGCGAACTGCAGCGCGGCGCGGTCCAGCGTGCGACCCGGTCCACCGCGGAACCCGGCGGCAAAGGCGTCAACGTCTCCCGCGTGGTCGTCGCGAGCGGCGGGGACACCGTCGCCGTCCTGCCGGGCGACGAGCTCGACCCGGTCCTGCTCGGCCTGGCCACGCGCGGCATCCCCACCGCAGCGCTGCCGATCGGGGCGCCGCTCCGGTCGAACGTCACCGTGACCGAGCCGACCGGCACCACCACGAAGCTCAACGAACCCGGCCCGTCGCTCGCCGGTCGCCTCGACGACCTCGCCGCCCTGGTCGCCGACACCGCCGCTGCGACCGCCACCGGTCCCGCCGCCCGCTGGGTCGTGGTCGCCGGGTCGCTGCCGCCCGGTCTGCCCGACGACGCGCTCGCCGTGCTCGTCCGGGCCGTCCGTGCCCGCCACGGTGCGGACGTCCGGATCGCCGTCGACTCGTCCGGGGTGCCGTTCACCGCGCTGCTGCAGTCGGGCGAACGGATCGACCTGGTGAAGCCGAACGGCGAGGAACTCGCGGAGGTCGTCGGCGGCGACCCCGAGGAGTACGAGCGCGACCTCGACGCCGCGGTGGCCGGGGCCCAGCGGCTGCGGCGGCGGAACGTCGGCACGGTCCTGCTCACCCTGGGCAGCGCCGGTGCCGTGCTGGTCTCCGACGAGGGCGCGTTCGCCGCCGCCGCACCGAAGATCGTCGCCCGGTCGACGGTCGGCGCGGGGGACTCCTCGCTCGCCGGCTACCTGCTCGCCGAGGTCGCGGGAGCGTCGCCCGAGCAGCGTCTCGCCCAGGCCGTCGCCACCGGTGCCGCGGCCGCAGCCCTGCCCGGCAGCGACGTGCCGGCACTCGACCACACCGACCCGACGGCGGTCTCCGTCCGGGTGCTCGAAACGCACCCGGCCCCCGAACCCGCCTGA
- a CDS encoding ROK family transcriptional regulator codes for MSTTLSVAGSTPGVVGTTPGVLRQMNSRAILDELLRDDVSRTVTELGRTVGLSRPTVEAALADLVDQGWVAEAEAIATPNKAGRRAKRFAADASAGSVLGVDLGLHGIVGVRADLRGVTLARVEERYTDLADAEQAWSSVQDVVRRLTSPVGGAVGGPAGGAPVLGATFGVPAVVDRDGAIDYTVAVPEWVERRVPGRIQDLFPGVATFFDNDAKLAATAEARWGRFHGVRDGLYLVMGRQIGAALVVDGSLARGARGAAGEMGGIASTGWPAAPARLEARIPSDTDLESVFAAAAQGSVSAVGTVRAFAADVAPGVVQLVTTIDPEVVVVGGEVLPGAEVFCAALDEIVTPQLRHPVAFTPSTVGRDAVARGALARSLAHVRSVHMGLG; via the coding sequence GTGTCAACGACCCTGAGCGTCGCGGGCTCGACCCCCGGTGTCGTGGGGACGACCCCCGGCGTCCTGCGGCAGATGAACTCGCGGGCCATCCTCGACGAGCTCCTGCGCGACGACGTCTCCCGCACGGTCACCGAGCTCGGCCGCACGGTCGGACTCTCCCGCCCCACGGTCGAGGCCGCACTCGCCGACCTGGTCGACCAGGGCTGGGTGGCCGAGGCCGAGGCGATCGCGACCCCGAACAAGGCCGGTCGTCGCGCCAAGCGCTTCGCGGCGGACGCGTCGGCCGGCTCCGTGCTCGGCGTGGACCTCGGCCTGCACGGCATCGTCGGCGTGCGGGCGGACCTGCGCGGCGTCACGCTCGCCCGCGTCGAGGAGCGCTACACCGACCTCGCCGACGCCGAACAGGCCTGGTCGAGCGTGCAGGACGTGGTCCGTCGGCTGACGTCGCCCGTCGGTGGCGCGGTCGGCGGCCCCGCCGGTGGAGCCCCGGTGCTCGGTGCCACGTTCGGCGTCCCGGCGGTCGTCGACCGCGACGGGGCGATCGACTACACGGTCGCGGTGCCGGAGTGGGTCGAGCGACGGGTGCCCGGCCGGATCCAGGACCTCTTCCCCGGGGTCGCCACCTTCTTCGACAACGACGCCAAGCTGGCCGCCACGGCCGAGGCCCGGTGGGGTCGGTTCCACGGCGTCCGGGACGGCCTGTACCTGGTGATGGGTCGGCAGATCGGTGCCGCCCTGGTGGTCGACGGCTCGTTGGCGCGCGGTGCGCGCGGTGCCGCCGGTGAGATGGGCGGCATCGCCTCGACCGGCTGGCCCGCCGCACCCGCCCGCCTGGAGGCCCGGATCCCGTCCGACACGGACCTCGAGTCCGTCTTCGCCGCGGCCGCCCAGGGCTCGGTGTCGGCCGTCGGGACCGTCCGTGCGTTCGCGGCCGACGTGGCACCCGGCGTCGTGCAGCTCGTGACGACGATCGACCCCGAGGTCGTCGTCGTCGGTGGCGAGGTCCTGCCGGGGGCGGAGGTGTTCTGCGCCGCGCTCGACGAGATCGTCACGCCGCAGCTCCGGCACCCGGTGGCGTTCACCCCGTCGACCGTCGGACGCGACGCCGTGGCCCGGGGTGCGCTGGCCCGATCCCTCGCACACGTGCGCTCCGTCCACATGGGACTCGGCTGA
- a CDS encoding DUF2945 domain-containing protein, translating into MALSKGDEVHWNTSQGRTTGTLVRKRTSDFEFDGQHFRPTDDDPYWIVESEKSGKQAAHKESALTKA; encoded by the coding sequence ATGGCGTTGTCGAAGGGTGACGAGGTGCACTGGAACACCTCGCAGGGCAGGACGACCGGCACGCTCGTGCGCAAGCGGACGAGCGACTTCGAGTTCGACGGGCAGCACTTCAGGCCGACCGACGACGACCCGTACTGGATCGTCGAGTCGGAGAAGAGCGGCAAGCAGGCCGCCCACAAGGAGTCGGCGCTGACGAAGGCCTGA
- a CDS encoding acyl-CoA thioesterase, with amino-acid sequence MDQHQDDAPPEMNFYTRKWVRPEDLNANGTLFGGSLLRWIDEEAAVYAIIQLGNGKVVTKYMSEINFLSSAKEGDIVEIGLVATRFGRTSLTMRAEARNLFTHRSILTIDEVVFVNLDEDGNPEPHGYTDITYARDRVPATHRA; translated from the coding sequence ATGGATCAGCACCAGGACGACGCCCCGCCGGAGATGAACTTCTACACCCGGAAGTGGGTGCGACCGGAGGACCTCAACGCCAACGGCACCCTGTTCGGCGGCAGCCTGCTCCGCTGGATCGACGAGGAAGCCGCGGTCTACGCGATCATCCAGCTCGGCAACGGCAAGGTCGTCACGAAGTACATGTCGGAGATCAACTTCCTGTCCTCGGCGAAGGAGGGCGACATCGTCGAGATCGGCCTCGTCGCCACCCGGTTCGGCCGGACGTCGCTGACCATGCGGGCCGAGGCGCGCAACCTCTTCACGCACCGCAGCATCCTGACGATCGACGAGGTCGTCTTCGTGAACCTCGACGAGGACGGCAACCCCGAACCGCACGGCTACACGGACATCACCTACGCCCGCGACCGGGTCCCCGCCACGCACCGCGCGTGA
- a CDS encoding DedA family protein, with protein MTTAVTARAMTVASGDSTAPSDLGGLSGLVLQLIDALGEWGVGLMLFVETVFPPIPSEVILPLAGFLAGAGQMNLVLVLVLATIGSYLGALVLYWLGAKIGFERTTRWFGKLPLVDEDDFRKAAGWFHRHGKSAVFFGRFVPIVRSLISLPAGADRMHLGTFSVFTIIASGIWNSALVLLGAAFGSQYDQVEAYTEWIDRVLYVAIAAVVVTFVVRRIRRVRAERRTGGPDDHDDAAGSTAVGGARGRRRAEPARD; from the coding sequence ATGACGACTGCCGTGACCGCCCGTGCCATGACCGTCGCCAGTGGCGACTCCACCGCTCCGTCGGACCTCGGCGGGCTCTCCGGCCTGGTGCTCCAGCTGATCGACGCCCTGGGGGAGTGGGGCGTCGGGCTGATGCTCTTCGTCGAGACGGTGTTCCCGCCCATCCCGTCCGAGGTCATCCTGCCGCTGGCCGGGTTCCTCGCGGGCGCCGGCCAGATGAACCTCGTGCTGGTCCTGGTGCTGGCGACGATCGGCTCCTACCTCGGGGCGCTGGTGCTGTACTGGCTCGGCGCGAAGATCGGGTTCGAACGCACCACGCGGTGGTTCGGCAAGCTGCCCCTCGTCGACGAGGACGACTTCCGCAAGGCAGCCGGCTGGTTCCACCGGCACGGCAAGAGCGCGGTCTTCTTCGGCCGGTTCGTCCCGATCGTCCGCAGCCTCATCTCGTTGCCGGCCGGCGCCGACCGCATGCACCTCGGCACGTTCTCGGTGTTCACGATCATCGCGAGCGGCATCTGGAACAGCGCGCTCGTGCTGCTCGGTGCCGCGTTCGGGTCGCAGTACGACCAGGTCGAGGCCTACACCGAGTGGATCGACCGGGTGCTCTACGTCGCGATCGCCGCGGTCGTGGTGACCTTCGTCGTGCGCCGGATCCGCCGTGTGCGCGCCGAGCGGCGCACGGGCGGCCCCGACGACCACGACGACGCCGCCGGCAGCACTGCCGTGGGCGGTGCCCGGGGTCGTCGTCGCGCCGAGCCCGCCCGCGACTGA
- a CDS encoding HAD-IIB family hydrolase, whose translation MTTPRLVAFDLDDTLAPSKSSLDPRMLETFASLLEVVPVAVISGGNFTQFEQQLVTPLRQRDGLTLDALHLLPTCGTRYYRWEDQDWALQYAEDLTDEQKDRALAAVEARAKEAGYWESETWGAILEDRGSQITFSALGQSAPVDVKKQWDPTGEKKDHLRRLVQQDLPDLEVRSGGSTSIDITRKGIDKAYGMQRLAEITGIALDDMLFVGDRLDPEGNDYPVKALGVPCHAVEGWEDTDAFLTELIPTLR comes from the coding sequence ATGACCACGCCCCGCCTCGTCGCCTTCGACCTGGACGACACGCTCGCCCCGTCGAAGTCCTCCCTCGACCCCCGCATGCTCGAGACCTTCGCGTCCCTGCTCGAGGTCGTGCCGGTCGCGGTCATCTCCGGCGGCAACTTCACCCAGTTCGAGCAGCAGCTGGTCACCCCGCTCCGGCAGCGCGACGGCCTGACGCTCGACGCCCTGCACCTCCTGCCGACCTGCGGCACCCGGTACTACCGCTGGGAGGACCAGGACTGGGCACTGCAGTACGCCGAGGACCTCACCGACGAGCAGAAGGACCGCGCCCTCGCCGCGGTCGAGGCCCGTGCGAAGGAAGCCGGGTACTGGGAGTCCGAGACCTGGGGCGCCATCCTCGAGGACCGCGGGTCGCAGATCACGTTCTCCGCCCTCGGTCAGTCGGCCCCGGTGGACGTCAAGAAGCAGTGGGACCCGACCGGCGAGAAGAAGGACCACCTGCGCCGTCTGGTGCAGCAGGACCTGCCCGACCTCGAGGTCCGCTCGGGCGGCTCCACGAGCATCGACATCACCCGCAAGGGCATCGACAAGGCCTACGGCATGCAGCGTCTGGCCGAGATCACCGGCATCGCGCTCGACGACATGCTCTTCGTCGGCGACCGGCTCGACCCCGAGGGCAACGACTACCCGGTCAAGGCGCTCGGCGTCCCCTGCCACGCGGTCGAGGGCTGGGAGGACACCGACGCGTTCCTGACGGAGCTCATCCCCACCCTGCGCTGA